In one window of Brassica napus cultivar Da-Ae unplaced genomic scaffold, Da-Ae ScsIHWf_1211;HRSCAF=1735, whole genome shotgun sequence DNA:
- the LOC125596438 gene encoding uncharacterized protein LOC125596438 — MNPNFNCTVSSSDIRKYPRRLYEVGKTPVQSRSMNHSCYLSNIQTVREELGEDVWSELRESAIGVIVKLKELPYIWSAKVVHHFLANQLAIESSHEIWSLIDDSMPLRFSLYEFGEITGLNCDPFDKHDVWDVDHQEFWLEMNVPTSDGPTLLELQAILPICRNWPREKRVMIGLLCLLSIGIFGISSNSRIPLHCAKRVMDTAAFQRYPWGRIGFSSLVDSIKVLTYEAEKSYTLHGCVHVLLIWVYESVPGLGEIYGNRIDGADVPLLSWKGSRTRINFSDFCAQEKKKYPKVRVRHMIMKPVEDIYPKWDNDKIYTDLDNMIKDILNGQLNEKFWDAVPTTKCQKRKNGVAASVVPNQRPSTMRRKDKEPADGSEASDMAAAHNVAISGLAELVKILTAKMEGIDDSVADKVTKALDATIDSKVEARVRAYESDLRNQIAKLEAQINDSKNNADLNIAPDVATSKAYEDEEDGACSNDLSWIVQKKINSQDGLPVDCVVKKEKKDKKTMDSTQNLTTEVVIKTGKKAGIPPRRVKQEKAFEIPQLNDESISSKDLENHLLWEKSVKCRAVLEALASNLKEPTRRRKPQLTKTQVWPFVGNSTVKRIISGEKVSKEPYDPLAKVEAEKLQKVLDFINSDLEAKEPGVGDESAGFFLKLLIPRDDWPTKDYGWLNDSHIAAAMLMFHRRSRQEQSPYSSSRIAFLSHWFVNSWVNDYKSWDQNTELSEMYTKAFNGEHPADFVTGNKWIADVDDLFLCHHVNGDHWVALRIELLKGKIHVYDSICTHVSDKEMKEACRPFMRMIPALLNKMVPAKTRTKSGKQFGYIRHKKIPQNENPGDCGVYSLMYIECLALGRNFDGLNDQIITQLRLKLAGDIYEEVTKTAE, encoded by the exons ATGAATCCCAATTTCAACT GTACGGTTTCTTCTTCGGATATAAGAAAGTATCCTCGTCGTTTGTATGAGGTTGGGAAAACCCCAGTTCAGAGTAGGAGCATGAACCATAGTTGTTATCTCTCCAACATTCAAACCGTGAGAGAAGAACTTGGGGAAGATGTTTGGTCTGAGTTGAGGGAATCAGCTATTGGAGTTATTGTGAAGCTGAAAGAGCTGCCTTATATTTGGTCTGCGAAAGTTGTTCACCATTTTCTTGCCAATCAATTGGCAATTGAGAGCAGTCATGAGATTTGGTCTTTGATAGATGATTCTATGCCATTGCGTTTCTCTTTGTATGAGTTTGGAGAGATTACAGGTCTGAATTGTGATCCTTTCGACAAGCATGACGTTTGGGATGTTGACCATCAAGAGTTTTGGCTGGAGATGAACGTTCCGACATCAGATGGACCTACATTGCTAGAGTTGCAAGCCATATTGCCGATTTGCAGAAACTGGCCTCGAGAGAAGCGAGTGATGATTGGTTTGCTGTGTCTGCTATCCATTGGCATATTTGGCATTTCAAGCAACAGCAGAATTCCTTTGCATTGTGCTAAAAGGGTGATGGACACTGCAGCTTTCCAGCGATATCCATGGGGCCGTATTGGATTTAGCAGCCTTGTCGATTCCATTAAAGTACTCACATATGAAGCAGAGAAGAGTTACACACTTCACGGCTGTGTTCATGTGCTGTTAATATGGGTTTATGAGTCTGTCCCTGGTTTAGGAGAAATATATGGGAATCGGATTGATGGAGCTGATGTTCCTCTTCTGTCATGGAAGGGATCTCGTACGCGTATAAATTTCTCAGATTTTTGTgcccaagaaaagaaaaaatatccaaag GTTCGTGTGAGGCATATGATTATGAAGCCAGTGGAGGATATATATCCGAAGTGGGACAATGATAAAATCTATACTGATCTGGACAACATGATAAAAGACATCCTTAATGGTCAGCTAAATGAGAAGTTTTGGGATGCAGTGCCCACTACCAAATGCCAGAAGAGAAAAAATGGTGTTGCCGCATCTGTTGTTCCAAACCAGAGGCCTTCTACTATGCGAAGAAAAGACAAAGAACCTGCTGATGGAAGTGAAGCATCTGATATG GCTGCAGCTCACAACGTTGCCATAAGTGGGTTAGCTGAGTTGGTTAAAATCCTCACTGCGAAAATGGAAGGCATCGATGATAGTGTAGCTGACAAGGTTACTAAAGCATTAGATGCTACTATTGACTCTAAGGTGGAAGCAAGAGTGCGAGCATATGAGTCTGACTTACGGAATCAGATTGCAAAATTGGAGGCACAAATAAATGATAGTAAAAACAACGCTGATTTGAACATTGCTCCTGATGTCGCCACCTCCAAAGCgtatgaggatgaggaagatggtGCTTGTAGCAATGACTTG TCATGGATTGTTCAGAAGAAGATCAATTCACAAGATGGACTGCCagttgattgtgttgtgaagaaggagaaaaaagataagaagacgATGGATAGCACACAGAATCTTACGACTGAAGTGGTGATAAAGACTGGGAAGAAAGCTGGAATTCCACCAAGAAGAGTTAAGCAAGAGAAGGCCTTCGAGATCCCACAGCTAAATGATGAATCCATATCTTCAAAAGATTTGGAAAATCATCTACTGTGGGAGAAGAGTGTAAAATGTAGGGCGGTGTTGGAAGCACTTGCTTCAAATTTGAAAGAGCCTACACGCAGACGCAAGCCTCAGTTGACAAAGACTCAAGTTTGGCCGTTTGTTGGAAATTCAACAGTGAAGCGTATTATAAGTGGTGAGAAAGTCTCCAAGGAACCTTATGACCCATTAGCTAAGGTGGAGGCAGAGAAACTGCAGAAAGTTTTGGACTTCATCAACTCTGATTT GGAAGCAAAGGAGCCTGGTGTTGGAGATGAAAGTGCTGGATTTTTCTTGAAGTTATTGATCCCTAGGGATGATTGGCCAACAAAAGACTACGGCTGGTTGAATGACTCC CACATTGCAGCAGCAATGCTTATGTTTCACAGACGGTCCAGGCAAGAACAGTCTCCATATTCCTCTTCTCGAATTGCATTTCTGTCTCACTGGTTTGTGAACTCATGGGTGAACGACTACAAGAGCTGGGACCAGAACACTGAGTTGTCAGAAATGTACACCAAGGCTTTTAATGGAGAACACCCGGCTGATTTTGTCACAGGTAATAAGTGGATTGCAGACGTCGACGATCTTTTCCTCTGCCACCATGTTAATGGAGATCACTGGGTTGCTCTACGCATCGAGCTGCTTAAGGGGAAAATTCATGTCTATGATAGTATTTGCACACATGTGAGTGATAAGGAGATGAAAGAGGCATGCCGGCCTTTCATGAGAATGATACCAGCATTGCTTAACAAGATGGTGCCTGCTAAAACGAGAACGAAAAGTGGAAAGCAGTTCGGTTATATTAGGCACAAGAAGATCCCCCAAAATGAGAACCCGGGAGATTGCGGTGTGTACTCTTTGATGTACATTGAATGTCTAGCTCTTGGACGTAACTTTGATGGCTTGAATGATCAGATTATAACACAATTGCGCTTGAAGTTGGCAGGAGATATTTATGAGGAGGTGACTAAGACAGCCGAATAG
- the LOC125596437 gene encoding uncharacterized protein LOC125596437 produces MDHIILVCGKWKFERKKWLFEVDNDQGSKLLAANEETRYEDFVKTIYEDYEVDFAEHELELTYVLPKPKLVKENLDTPPVKVRNDRQFHGFLCLHKVENVRLCVEFKLKKKEVEEASKEPEEFLQKDDPLLAEDEDSDEDNDRFDYCDDSDGATSDDENFTSYGFPPDQVQESQGSPTKMSSATVLKTPKGDCTHNRFDLSSFKLEVGQSFDSKDALATRLKICSVVHKFDFDVDKSTPTLWFVKCWVKGCTWKLRATPVGESSRFTIRVYVDEHSCSVTERSSRSRQATPEILGLLYKDYIGGVDRTILPRHVESAMNMSFGIKMDYWKSHRTLIVARDLVMGSSENGYKELPSYLHKIRMANPGTLARLEVDANNRFKYLFLAFSASITGFPFMRKVVVVDGTFLQGKYKGTLLIATSQDGNFQIFPIAFAVVDTENDESWTWFFRQLSRVIPDDEGLALISDRHKSIRKAISVVYPLASTGICTYHLYKNILLRYRGRDLFGLVKKAAYSFRLADFEASFETIKGLNPDLHAYLERADVCKWARAHFRGDRYNILTSNIAESINRALSDVRSLPIVRLLESIRLMMTRWFATRKHDADLMKTSLTRGVEKLLEGRIPIANLLKVQAIDIHQSQVMGVSSLHVVNLTEKTCSCRRFDLEKLPCAHAIAAAEARKISRISLCHKYYRTQYLYNAYFTPVMPNAADVPIPEEVAKRICLPPDVRQPPGRPKKSRHKSILEKVADKKRPRKEHTCRICNHVGHNSTTCPLK; encoded by the exons ATGGATCACATCATTCTGGTTTGTGGAAAGTggaaatttgaaagaaaaaaatggttaTTTGAAGTGGATAATGATCAAGGTAGTAAATTACTTGCAGCTAACGAGGAAACTAGATATGAAGATTTTGTGAAAACCATATATGAGGATTATGAAGTTGATTTCGCAGAACACGAGTTGGAGCTAACGTACGTTTTGCCAAAACCTAAACTGGTCAAGGAAAACCTCGATACCCCTCCTGTGAAAGTAAGAAACGATAGGCAATTTCATGGATTTTTGTGTCTTCACAAAGTCGAAAACGTTAGACTCTGTGTAGAGTTTAAACTGAAGAAAAAAGAGGTTGAAGAAGCTAGCAAAGAACCAGAAGAATTCCTGCAAAAAGATGACCCATTGTTGGCAGAGGATGAAGATTCAGATGAAGACAATGATCGATTTGATTACTGCGACGATTCTGATGGAGCAACGTCTGATGACGAAAACTTTACCTCATATGGGTTTCCGCCAGACCAAGTACAAGAGAGTCAGGGATCTCCTACAAAGATGAGTTCAGCGACAGTCCTAAAGACACCAAAAGGAGATTGTACGCATAATAGGTTCGACTTGAGCTCTTTCAAACTGGAAGTGGGGCAGAGTTTTGATTCAAAAGATGCATTGGCTACACGTCTGAAGATCTGTTCAGTCGTCCACAAATTCGATTTTGATGTGGATAAATCTACCCCTACGCTGTGGTTTGTAAAATGTTGGGTAAAAGGATGTACGTGGAAGCTTAGAGCTACACCAGTAGGTGAATCTTCAAGGTTCACAATCCGAGTATATGTAGATGAACATTCCTGCTCAGTAACAGAGCGTTCGTCTCGTTCTCGACAAGCTACTCCTGAAATTCTTGGCCTCTTGTACAAAGACTATATTGGTGGGGTTGATCGAACTATTTTGCCACGTCATGTTGAGAGTGCTATGAACATGAGCTTCGGAATCAAG ATGGATTACTGGAAATCTCATCGTACACTTATAGTTGCTAGAGATCTCGTAATGGGTTCATCGGAGAATGGATATAAGGAGTTACCTTCTTACCTGCACAAGATTAGAATGGCAAATCCTGGGACCTTAGCTCGACTGGAAGTTGATGCAAACAATAGATTTAAGTACTTATTCCTTGCATTCAGCGCTAGCATTACTGGCTTCCCATTTATGAGAAAGGTTGTGGTGGTTGATGGTACTTTCTTGCAAGGAAAATACAAAGGAACGCTTCTCATTGCAACATCACAGGATggtaattttcagatatttccgATAGCATTTGCTGTGGTTGACACAGAGAATGATGAATCATGGACATGGTTCTTCCGTCAACTCAGCCGTGTGATACCCGATGATGAAGGATTGGCATTAATTTCTGACAGGCACAAGTCAATAAGAAAGGCAATTTCAGTGGTCTATCCGTTGGCTAGCACGGGAATTTGCACGTACCACTTATATAAGAACATCTTATTACGGTACAGAGGACGTGATCTGTTTGGTTTGGTCAAAAAAGCTGCGTACTCTTTTAGGTTAGCTGACTTTGAAGCAAGCTTCGAGACGATTAAAGGGTTAAATCCAGATTTACATGCATATTTGGAACGTGCTGATGTGTGTAAGTGGGCTCGAGCGCATTTTAGAGGTGATAGATATAACATCCTTACAAGTAACATAGCTGAATCCATAAACAGAGCTTTGTCAGATGTGAGAAGCTTGCCAATTGTTCGCCTTTTAGAGTCTATCCGATTAATGATGACACGTTGGTTTGCAACAAGAAAACATGATGCTGACTTGATGAAAACTTCTCTGACTCGTGGTGTGGAGAAGTTGTTGGag GGCCGTATACCTATTGCTAATCTATTAAAGGTTCAAGCTATCGACATTCATCAGTCACAAGTGATGGGAGTCTCATCTTTACATGTTGTAAACCTTACAGAAAAAACATGTTCTTGCCGTAGATTTGATTTGGAGAAGCTACCATGtgctcatgctatagctgctgcgGAAGCTAGAAAGATATCACGTATATCACTTTGTCACAAGTACTATCGGACGCAGTACCTTTACAATGCATATTTCACTCCTGTTATGCCCAATGCAGCTGATGTTCCAATTCCAGAAGAAGTTGCAAAGAGGATCTGTTTGCCGCCTGATGTCCGCCAACCACCGGGAAGACCCaaaaaatcaagacataaatctattttggagaaaGTTGCAGACAAGAAGCGGCCAAGGAAGGAACACACATGTAGAATTTGTAACCATGTGGGACACAATTCTACAACATGTCCTCTTAAGTGA